GGAGTGGCAGTCCCGCCTCGCCGCGGTGGCGCACCGCCTGCTGCGGGAGCTGCTGACCTCGATCGGCGCCCCCGCGGACTTCTTCGACGAGGCCTTCGCGGACCGCCCCCACCTGCACACGAAGCTGATCCGCTACCCCGGGTCCGCCCCGACCGGCGCGGACCAGGGCGTGGGCGCGCACAAGGACTACGGCTTCCTGACGCTGCTGCTCCAGGACTCGGTGGGCGGGCTCCAGGTCGTACGGGAGGGGCGCTACGTCGACATCCCGCCGCTTCCGGGGGCCTTCGTGGTCAACCTGGGCGAGCTGCTGGAGATAGCGACGGAGGGCTACCTGCGGGCCACCGACCACCGGGTGGTGAGCCCGCCGGGGGCGCAGGAGCGCTTCTCGGTGCCGTTCTTCTACAACCCGCGGCTGGACGCGGTGGTGGAGACCGTCCCCGGCGCGTACCTGAGCGAGGCGCCGGGCGTGGCCCACGACGCGTCGAACCCGCTGCACGCCGAGTACGGGCGCAACGAGCTGAAGGGGTGGGTACGGGCCCACCCGACCGTGGCCCGGCGCTGGCACCCGGAGCTGGTCTCGGCGTAGGCGGCGCGCGGGCCGCGGTGCGGCCGGGTCGGGCGGACGACGTACGCCGACCCGGCCCGCCGATGTCCGGGGCCGGGCCGGGCCGGTCACGGGGCGCGGCCGGCGCCACCGCGGCCGGCGCCCGCTACGGGACCGCCGTGCCCGACTGCTTGCTGTCCTGCGGGGCGGGGGCGTCGTCCCCGTCGGACACCGCGAACCAGGTGCCCAGCCCGACCGCCGCCACCAGGACCACCGCCGAGGCGGACAGCACGAGCCGGCGCTTGCGGACCGTCTCGGCCCGGTGCCGGGCGGAGCCGGGCCGGTGGCCGCCCGCGGGGCGCGGGACCCGGGCGGTGCCCAGCGCGCCCCCGGCCAGCTCGTCGGGGCCGGGTACCCGCATGGAGGTGTGCGTGTCCCGGTTGGAGTCCGTCGCCGAGCCGGGGACCAGCGGCACCACGCCGCGCCGCCGTACCGGATCCGCGGACTTCTCCTCGGCCTGTTCCGGTTCCGTGTCGGCCTCGTCCGGCTCGTCCACGTCCAGGGGCGGGATCCCGGCCAGCATCGGCAGCAGGTCCCGCAGCCGGGTCGACAGTTCCGAGGCCCGCAACCGTGACGCCGGCGCCTTGGCGAGGCACTGCACCATGAGCTGCCACAGTTCTTCCGGGATGCCGGGCAGCGGTACGACGGTCTCGGTCACGTGCCGGCGCAGCACCGCCCCGGGGTGCCCGCCGCCGAACGGCGTGAACCCGGCGAGCAGCTCGTACAGCACCGTGGCCAGTGCGTAGATGTCGACGGCCGCGCGCGGCGGCAGCCCCTCCACGATCTCGGGGGCCAGGTAGTCGGGCGTGCCGATGATCCGGGTGGTGGGCGCCGAGGCGCGGCCTCCGGTGCTGCGGCGCGGCGAGTCGATCAGCTTCGCGACGCCGAAGTCGGTCAGCAGCGCCGGGTGGGCGCCTCCGGGGCCGAGCGGGCCCTGCATGTCGAGCAGGACGTTCTCCGGCTTGACGTCGCGGTGCACGACGCCCGCCGCGTGCGCCGCGGCCAGCGCGTCCGCGACGTCGGCGACGATGGCGACGGCCGCCTCGGGGGCGAGCCGTCGTTCGCGGTCGAGCCGCGTCCGCAGGTCCGTGCCGCGGACGAGGTCCATGACGAGGGCGAGGTCGTTGCCGTCGACGACGAGGTCGCGGACGGACACGACGTGGGGGTGTTCCAGGCCGAGCAGCGCGCTGCGCTCCTGGACGAACCGTCCGACCAGCTCCTGGTCGGACGCGAGGTCCTCGCGCAGCAGTTTGACGGCGACGGGGCCTTCCGGCCCCTCGCCCAGCCACACCGTGCCCGCGCTGCCGCGCCCAAGGATCTGGTGCGCGGTGTACCGGCTGCCGATCTTCCGTGCCACGACTGCTCCCTCAGCGGCTGGCCTACGCACCAAAGCTACGCGGCCGGGTGGGCGTTGAACGCCCCGCATCGCGGCGACCTTCACTTCTGCGGGCGAAATCACGTCCCAGAAGTCGACAAATCCACGAAGTCGGCGCTGCGGGGGGTGCCCCGAGCGCCTCCTGGTGGACCGTCAGCCGGCCGTCAGGGGGTGGATCCGCCGCCGGAGCCGCCTGCGGAGTCGCCGATGGCGGTGACCCAGTCGACCGCGTCCGAGCCCCACGTCCACACCTGGTCCCACCAGCCGCGTCCGGTGCCGACCCACTCCTGGAGCGGGGTGAGCTCCCAGACCAGCCAGCCCGCCACGAAGAACAGCAGGATCATGACCACACAGCCCTTGAGGCAGCCCAGACCGGGGATCCGGACCGGGTTGGCACTGCGGCGACGCGGTTCGCGCGGCTCGCGCGGGGCCGGCTG
This region of Streptomyces sp. NBC_00513 genomic DNA includes:
- a CDS encoding serine/threonine-protein kinase, with the protein product MARKIGSRYTAHQILGRGSAGTVWLGEGPEGPVAVKLLREDLASDQELVGRFVQERSALLGLEHPHVVSVRDLVVDGNDLALVMDLVRGTDLRTRLDRERRLAPEAAVAIVADVADALAAAHAAGVVHRDVKPENVLLDMQGPLGPGGAHPALLTDFGVAKLIDSPRRSTGGRASAPTTRIIGTPDYLAPEIVEGLPPRAAVDIYALATVLYELLAGFTPFGGGHPGAVLRRHVTETVVPLPGIPEELWQLMVQCLAKAPASRLRASELSTRLRDLLPMLAGIPPLDVDEPDEADTEPEQAEEKSADPVRRRGVVPLVPGSATDSNRDTHTSMRVPGPDELAGGALGTARVPRPAGGHRPGSARHRAETVRKRRLVLSASAVVLVAAVGLGTWFAVSDGDDAPAPQDSKQSGTAVP
- a CDS encoding isopenicillin N synthase family oxygenase, which gives rise to MPSAHPSSSSRADSGTTSLATSLAVIDLSRADDPAEREDFLRRLHAAARDTGFLYLTGHGISASETARILDLTRAFFALPEADRLAVSNLNSPHFRGYTRIGHELTGGASDWRDQLDVGAERPAPVVGPDDPAFLWLEGPNLWPATLPELRTVVLEWQSRLAAVAHRLLRELLTSIGAPADFFDEAFADRPHLHTKLIRYPGSAPTGADQGVGAHKDYGFLTLLLQDSVGGLQVVREGRYVDIPPLPGAFVVNLGELLEIATEGYLRATDHRVVSPPGAQERFSVPFFYNPRLDAVVETVPGAYLSEAPGVAHDASNPLHAEYGRNELKGWVRAHPTVARRWHPELVSA